One Setaria viridis chromosome 7, Setaria_viridis_v4.0, whole genome shotgun sequence genomic region harbors:
- the LOC117865099 gene encoding uncharacterized protein At3g06530 isoform X1 — protein sequence MASIASQLQAIKSALGAAPEPARRPITRPSVLFDAKEAADIDLRAILPIALSGLEHLASVDERFARYSNTLFRETSLEVNREQLTPKENDKLNKSISTYLRLLAGYLHLPSALKTLEYLIRRYLVHVYNLDELLLSALPYHDTHAFVRIVQLLNLGNSKWAFLDGVKSSGAPPPRSVLVQQCIRDKAVLETLCNYATPTKEFSHSRTVVCFCTAVIVECLGAVQKLDTDIVQRVLGFVFDSLNPEITGDQDYKAGALMIVGVLATRATLAPKLVQNLIFFVARTAQHDAFESVDLPWLRVTVMAIISLVQSQSVHDFPKKALVILKDIRDFSGVLSVLSSEYNIERFIRLYVESLVDYSTSDDSCHTHLMETIETLPMEKSVERIVSKVLGSCSKVSRATGNRDMDRAGIWAKKILSAIEIKYPLELHDAIRKFLEKSEINSTGGDSISEMFGLVFDDSKKMPTEISDSNIWFSLDHPKAMVRQSALSKIATSGIFTNSTLNPQKLVNIQDAILRSLYDDNLSVVQAALSIEGLAAVASPESLLKAYDDVLTKCIKIINKGGSKASKASDVAVSCLEKMVMEYQFHHMEHAKDIAAVVFRLLIVHPKTLRVNLKALELAKKIQWEFYTSSSLVYDEVTVQKMKENMSADSIASINMKNIVAFAETFLANPNKHVEWLANSGRGTRFSRTVFLLVVLQALVPSEALDKQVSLCEACLPFLKDEWHHVQPEDNGVGDEISIDKLEKCSIELVKHIFNSDTEALNARIIVCIFWGLLKVQSSYIKQNSMIGSGGNAMLDDLFLFFVTSPGKNIFQKHLQYLIINCTGAPFQFISKYFLDEDLSDRVQVESLRLLASICSKCASSESSILDESICMKLLLGFPSVILPLAHENRDIRSSAVKCIEGLSLVWQRLSTSLPRNAGNTIKLPQCMSSPTFGIFLESLVNQKTMISSDAKFLPAYISSMLSPRKDVTVPENLHERFDQPTKDALLHFILHSALKLTPYGKFMLLSVLKGVGGILLQAEDVKSLFFDLLDCRDQYQNQHDSKNLSTHEMQILCLLLEVLLSVADHANIGFNMSEPLLRALKVDALAPDDPVVVMPCLTALRTLQPVFFDNLKADTKEKVFGRLISLFRTENIEIRNATRDALLRINVHASIVVKFIELIVALGGARGQSKRTKRKDGLSRDASSSFEELFGERPIASILVSLLDILFLKKDVNQRPCLLQPLFQILSKLRSDLWVSGIVCQHTNQHDTSSETPDLSSSVKESQHLILLVLKDITDTLHSSHEGAMFSSSDVDLLIEYIRSVKDVGTRNHGFSLIASLGKACPQVVSESIVDLFVAIGDAIKQDDSHSQRVLEDLLSVLVPCWLSRTSSIEKLLQIFIKALADIPEHRRLTLMVYILRTLGKESNLSTVIMHLLHSLVERISHPLSEHHGSLSALSQEWEYGLAANVTDQYSYKLWFPCLSKLLKEIRVHEKQGVHLMLHLAMRLVLSKLQDTELIFELEADDAANFIQGSLGALMEEVVLCTVYTKDKKRDISGDIIKELRDSANTILKTITGWMSASTYFRGITQLLDHSDSLVKRKALGILSETARGNSLVQNKQSKARKLKHSSVITAIKVDKISGPYFSNLCLKILELIDRVVGSDTSVKIAAISSLETLAKEYPSDDPVYSKCLSTIINHIGSADAAMSSGLIHTAGSLIDVLGSKALPQLPLVVKNIMLIAHQVSCCPSGSYAHGSTKATTRLSNQDTAMLLSSLTTIEVVVEKLGEFVNPYLKEILDLVVLHPECSSHMDTRLDAKAADVRKLLTEKVPVRLILPPLLDLYSVAPNCGEASLSLAFQMLASLVSTMDRLAVGTYHVKIYEHCLAALDIRRQHPDSLKNINIVEQSIIHAIITLTMKLTEGTFRPLFLRTLEWAESEVDQSSSKKSLDRAISFYKLINKLAEQHRSLFTPYFKYLLEGSVQYLLEDALAGCKQKKKKKAKLDVQVEQKDNLWGLKLWNLRALILKSLHKCFLYDNEQKVLDSSNFQVLLKPIVSQFVVEPPESIESAVDAPSVEEVDEAIVLCLGQMAVTARSDVLWKPLNHEVLMQTRSDKVRPKLLGLKVVRYMVQHLKEEYVGLLPETIPFLGELLEDVELPVKTLSQEILKEMETLSGESLRQYL from the exons ATGGCGTCGATCGCGTCGCAGCTGCAGGCCATCAAGTCGGCGCTTGGCGCTGCGCCCGAGCCGGCGCGACGGCCCATCACCCGGCCGTCGGTGCTCTTCGATGCGAAGGAGGCCGCCGACATCGACCTCCGCGCCATCCTGCCCATCGCCCTCTCTG GGTTGGAGCACCTTGCCAGTGTGGACGAGAGGTTTGCTAGGTACAGCAACACTCTGTTCAGGGAGACTAGCCTAGAGGTGAACCGCGAACAGCTAACACCCAAGGAGAATGACAAACTCAACAAGTCCATCTCCACCTACCTTCGCCTTCTAGCTGGCTATTTGCATCTTCCATCTGCCCTGAAGACACTTGAATACCTTATCCGCCGATACCT GGTGCATGTATACAATTTGGATGAGTTGCTGCTGAGCGCACTGCCGTACCATGATACACATGCATTTGTTCGGATTGTGCAGTTGCTCAACTTAGG GAATAGTAAGTGGGCATTTCTTGATGGCGTGAAGTCCTCAGGTGCACCGCCACCCAGGAGTGTTCTAGTGCAGCAGTGCATCAGGGATAAGGCTGTGCTGGAGACCCTCTGTAACTAC GCCACACCAACAAAGGAATTCAGTCACTCAAGGACAGTCGTCTGCTTTTGCACTGCTGTGATTGTGGAGTGCTTGGGTGCTGTCCAGAAGCTTGACACAGATATAGTGCAGAGGGTATTGGGATTTGTGTTTGACTCTCTTAATCCGGAAATAACGGGAGATCAGGATTATAAG GCTGGTGCTCTGATGATTGTTGGAGTACTTGCAACGCGGGCAACTCTAGCACCAAAACTTGTGCAAAATTTGATTTTCTTTGTTGCAAGGACTGCACAACATGATGCATTTGAGTCAGTTGACTTACCATGGCTTCGTGTCACGGTGATGGCTATTATAAgtcttgttcag TCACAATCGGTCCATGACTTCCCTAAGAAGGCACTTGTGATTTTGAAGGACATCAG GGATTTTTCTGGTGTACTTTCTGTATTATCCAGTGAGTACAATATCGAGAGATTCATTAGGCTTTACGTTGAATCATTGGTTGACTACAG CACTTCTGATGATTCCTGTCACACACACCTCATGGAGACTATTGAGACTCTACCAATGGAGAAATCTGTTGAAAGAATTGTGAGCAAGGTTCTTGGCAGCTGTAGCAAGGTATCTCGGGCCACTGGAAACCGAGATATGGATCGTGCAG GCATTTGGGCTAAGAAAATCTTGAGTGCGATCGAAATAAAATATCCATTGGAGCTACATGATGCTATTCGTAAATTTCTTGAG aAATCTGAAATTAACTCAACGGGAGGGGATTCTATATCTGAAATGTTCGGCTTAGTGTTTGATGACAGCAAGAAAATGCCAACTGAAATATCTGATTCAAACATTTGGTTCAGTCTGGACCATCCAAAG GCTATGGTTCGCCAGTCTGCTCTCTCAAAAATTGCTACATCTGGCATCTTCACCAACAGTACTCTAAATCCACAG AAACTTGTCAATATACAAGATGCAATATTACGCAGTTTGTATGATGATAATCTAAGTGTTGTCCAAGCTGCCTTGTCCATAGAAGGACTAGCTGCTGTTGCCAGTCCTGAAAGCCTACTAAAAGCATATGATGATGTGCTCACCAAGTGCATCAAAATCATTAACAAAG GTGGTTCAAAAGCGTCAAAGGCGTCTGATGTCGCTGTTTCTTGCTTGGAAAAGATGGTTATGGAATATCAATTTCATCACATGGAACATGCCAAGGACATAGCTGCAGTAGTTTTTCGTCTTCTTATTGTTCACCCAAAG ACTCTTAGAGTGAACTTAAAGGCCTTGGAGCTAGCTAAGAAAATACAATGGGAATTCTACACAAGTAGTTCTCTTGTATATGATGAGGTCACTGTTCAGAAAATGAAG GAGAACATGAGTGCAGACTCCATCGCTTCCATTAACATGAAGAATATCGTAGCTTTTGCTGAAACTTTCCTGGCTAACCCAAATAAGCACGTGGAGTGGTTGGCTAACTCTGGAAGAGGAACTAGATTTTCTAGAACTGTGTTTCTACTCGTGGTATTGCAAGCACTAGTTCCCTCAGAAG CTTTGGACAAGCAAGTGAGTCTCTGTGAAGCTTGTTTGCCATTCCTGAAGGATGAATGGCATCACGTACAGCCTGAAGATAATGGTGTTGGTGATGAG ATAAGCATTGACAAGCTGGAGAAGTGCAGTATAGAATTGGTAAAGCATATTTTCAACAGTGACACAGAGGCATTGAATGCTAGAATCATTGTCTGTATATTTTGGGGTCTTCTAAAGGTGCAGTCCTCCTATATTAAGCAGAACTCGATG ATTGGCAGTGGTGGAAATGCAATGCTCGATGATTTGTTTCTCTTCTTTGTTACGTCACCTGGCAAAAATATCTTTCAGAAGCACTTACAGTATCTCATCATTAATTGCACTGGAGCACCTTTTCAATTTATTTCGAAGTACTTTCTGGATGAAG ATTTGTCAGATAGAGTTCAAGTGGAGAGTCTCCGTTTGCTTGCTTCTATTTGTTCTAAGTGTGCTTCGTCTGAAAGTAGTATCTTGGATGAAAGCATATGCATGAAGCTTCTACTCGGCTTTCCTTCTGTTATTCTCCCACTTGCTCATGAGAACAGG GATATAAGGTCATCTGCTGTTAAGTGTATTGAGGGGTTATCTTTGgtgtggcagcgcttgagcacttCTCTACCAAGAAATG CAGGTAACACCATCAAATTGCCTCAATGCATGTCATCTCCAACATTTGGTATTTTCCTTGAGTCATTGGTTAACCAAAAAACCATGATATCCTCGGATGcaaaatttcttcctgcatATATCTCATCAATGCTAAGCCCACGCAAAGACGTGACAGTTCCCGAGAACCTTCATGAAAG ATTTGACCAGCCAACAAAAGATGCTCTCCTTCATTTCATCTTGCACTCCGCTTTAAAGCTCACTCCTTATGGAAAG TTCATGCTTTTGTCAGTCCTGAAAGGAGTAGGAGGCATCTTACTTCAGGCAGAGGATGTGAAGTCTTTGTTCTTTGATCTTCTGGACTGTCGTGATCAATATCAGAATCAGCATGATTCTAAGAACTTATCCACCCATGAAATGCAAATCTTATGCTTGCTTTTGGAG GTTTTGTTGTCGGTAGCAGATCATGCAAATATTGGTTTTAACATGTCCGAACCTCTGTTGAGAGCATTAAAG GTTGATGCTCTGGCTCCTGATGATCCTGTTGTTGTAATGCCATGTCTTACTGCCCTGCGGACTCTTCAACCAGTGTTCTTTGATAATTTGAAGGCTGACACTAAG GAAAAAGTTTTTGGGCGCCTTATTTCTTTGTTTCGAACTGAGAACATCGAAATTCGAAATGCCACACGGGATGCTCTACTGCGAATTAAT GTTCATGCTTCCATTGTGGTGAAATTTATTGAATTAATTGTTGCGCTTGGTGGTGCAAGAGGACAGTCAAAAAGAACAAAGAGAAAGGATGGTCTGAGTCGTGATGCATCTAGCAGTTTTGAAGAGTTATTTGGAGAAAGACCTATAGCTTCTATTCTTGTCTCTCTTCTAGATATTTTGTTTCTTAAGAAAGATGTGAACCAAAG GCCATGTCTATTACAGCCGCTTTTCCAAATTCTATCAAAGCTCCGTTCCGACCTATGGGTTTCAGGGATTGTTTGTCAGCATACCAACCAACATGATACCTCATCTGAAACCCCTGATTTATCCAGCTCCGTGAAAGAATCTCAGCACTTGATACTGCTGGTCCTCAAAGATATTACGGATACACTGCATTCGAGCCACGAA GGTGCAATGTTCAGCAGCTCAGATGTTGATCTTCTTATTGAGTACATACGGTCCGTCAAGGATGTAGGAACTCGGAATCATGGGTTTTCCTTGATAGCTTCTTTGGGAAAGGCTTGCCCACAAGTGGTGTCAGAGAGTATTGTTGATTTATTTGTTGCTATTGGGGATGCTATAAAACAG GATGATAGCCATTCTCAACGTGTTTTAGAGGATTTACTATCTGTCTTAGTTCCATGTTGGTTATCAAGGACCTCAAGTATAGAAAAGCTTCTTCAG ATATTTATTAAAGCTTTAGCAGATATTCCTGAACATAGGCGGTTGACGCTCATGGTTTACATCTTGAG GACCTTAGGAAAGGAAAGTAATTTAAGTACTGTGATCATGCATCTGCTGCACTCGTTGGTTGAGCGGATTTCACACCCTCTTTCTGAGCATCATGGAAGCTTGAGTGCTTTGTCACAGGAGTGGGAATATGGATTGGCTGCCAATGTTACTGACCAATATTCCTATAAATTATGGTTTCCATGTTTGAGTAAGCTACTAAAAGAAATCAGGGTGCATGAGAAGCAAGGTGTACATCTTATGCTACATTTGGCAATGAGGCTTGTTCTGTCTAAGTTGCAAGACACAGAGTTGATTTTTGAGCTTGAAGCTGACGATGCTGCTAATTTTATCCAG GGTTCTCTTGGAGCACTTATGGAGGAAGTTGTCCTGTGTACTGTGTATACCAAAGATAAAAAGAGAGATATTTCTGGTGATATTATAAAAGAACTCAGAGATTCTGCAAACACAATACTCAAGACGATTACAGGATGGATGAGTGCTTCGACATATTTCAGAGGAATTACTCAGTTGCTGGATCATTCAGACAGTCTTGTGAAAAGAAAG GCACTTGGGATATTGTCCGAAACTGCAAGAGGAAACAGCTTGGTTCAGaacaagcaaagcaaagcacgAAAACTGAAGCATAGCTCTGTTATTACTGCGATCAAAGTGGACAAGATATCTGGTCCATATTTCAGCAACTTGTGCTTAAAGATTCTTGAATTGATTGACAGAGTGGTTGGTTCGGATACTTCAGTGAAAATTGCTGCTATTTCTTCGCTTGAAACGCTAGCAAAAGAATACCCCTCTGATGATCCAGTTTACAGCAAGTGCCTCTCAACAATCATTAATCACATTGGCTCTGCTGATGCAGCTATGTCTTCCGGGTTAATTCATACTGCTGGCTCTCTGATAGATGTGCTTGGATCAAAAGCTTTACCACAACTCCCATTAGTCGTGAAAAATATAATGCTAATAGCACATCAGGTTTCATGTTGCCCAAGTGGAAGTTATGCCCATGGTTCTACTAAAGCAACCACCAGGCTTTCGAACCAAGATACAGCTATGCTGCTATCTTCACTGACAACGATTGAGGTGGTTGTGGAAAAGCTGGGTGAATTTGTTAATCCATATTTGAAGGAAATACTTGATCTGGTGGTATTGCATCCTGAATGTAGTTCTCATATGGATACCAGATTAGATGCAAAAGCAGCTGATGTTCGGAAGCTACTGACTGAGAAAGTTCCA GTCCGGCTTATTCTTCCTCCTTTACTGGATCTGTACTCTGTTGCTCCTAATTGTGGGGAAGCTAGCCTTTCATTGGCATTCCAAATGCTTGCTAGTCTTGTTAGTACAATGGACAGGCTGGCTGTAGGAACTTACCATGTGAAAATATATGAACATTGTTTAGCCGCTCTTGATATCCGTCGCCAACATCCTGACTCTTTGAAGAATATCAATATTGTGGAGCAAAGTATTATTCATGCCATAATCACTCTCACAATGAAGCTTACAGAGGGCACTTTTAGGCCACTATTTCTTCGCACTTTGGAATGGGCCGAGTCTGAAGTTGATCAATCGTCATCGAAGAAAAGTTTGGACCGTGCAATTTCTTTTTACAAATTGATCAACAAACTTGCTGAACAACACAG GTCCTTGTTTACACCTTACTTCAAGTACCTACTTGAGGGATCTGTACAATATCTGTTAGAAGATGCTTTGGCCGGTTGcaagcaaaagaagaaaaagaaggccaAACTTGATGTTCAAGTTGAACAGAAGGATAATTTATGGGGACTAAAACTGTGGAATCTTAGAGCTCTGATTTTGAAGTCCTTACACAAGTGTTTCCTTTATGATAATGAGCAGAAGGTCCTAGATTCCTCTAATTTCCAG GTTCTCTTAAAGCCGATTGTTTCCCAGTTTGTTGTGGAACCACCAGAATCTATTGAATCAGCTGTGGATGCTCCATCGGTTGAAGAAGTAGATGAAGCTATTGTTTTGTGCTTGGGGCAAATGGCAGTCACGGCACGCTCGGATGTTCTTTGGAAGCCTCTTAACCATGAG GTGCTGATGCAGACAAGGAGCGATAAAGTTCGCCCCAAATTGCTGGGCCTGAAGGTTGTCAGGTACATGGTCCAACACCTGAAGGAGGAATACGTCGGTCTTCTCCCAGAAACCATCCCGTTCCTAGGCGAATTACTCGAGGATGTGGAGCTTCCTGTCAAGACACTGTCGCAGGAGATCTTGAAAGAGATGGAAACCCTCAGTGGCGAAAGCCTCCGGCAGTACCTGTGA